A single window of Rhipicephalus microplus isolate Deutch F79 chromosome 5, USDA_Rmic, whole genome shotgun sequence DNA harbors:
- the LOC119174521 gene encoding uncharacterized protein LOC119174521, which translates to MIASVATVHPSLPLNGTAAADRPMTLTDEDMTVVTTAPAGAEVLVFDTAGKHHRKRRRGKKRRQGRDEPDAALSSSDASSPVKCSPTKQRKKQVMIRPCVVPKAPANFTQFIIDDHENCALYQSFEAYPNDNGDRAAEDARVADDAQPSSGGHYHHHYGTHVDDSGEEGQPQSGFPTGEDYEYLDYGNMMQFYEKDFEAVYRSARFEELMQLTRAEVIDRYTALECRAAELYDELHKLDPQNCLEELQRQLLRLQDENQALMKLNVTLRSAATSSMTTTTSSSSGHEDDSDHCDGHRDEEGSCGNEYESEDSGHEDSFEDAQGAQEDSCQP; encoded by the coding sequence ATGATCGCTAGTGTTGCGACCGTTCATCCATCCCTGCCTCTGAACGGAACTGCGGCGGCAGATCGGCCGATGACTTTAACCGACGAAGATATGACGGTCGTTACTACCGCGCCCGCCGGAGCTGAAGTGCTCGTGTTCGATACCGCGGGCAAGCATCATCGCAAGAGGCGTCGCGGTAAGAAGCGCCGTCAAGGCCGGGACGAGCCGGATGCCGCGTTGTCATCGTCGGATGCCTCTAGTCCCGTCAAGTGCAGCCCAACCAAGCAACGCAAGAAACAGGTCATGATTCGTCCCTGCGTAGTGCCCAAGGCTCCGGCTAATTTCACGCAGTTCATCATAGACGATCACGAAAACTGTGCGCTTTACCAAAGCTTCGAGGCCTACCCGAATGACAACGGTGACCGCGCAGCGGAGGATGCgcgcgtagcagacgacgctcagCCGTCGTCTGGTGGCCACTACCATCACCACTATGGCACTCACGTTGATGACTCCGGCGAAGAAGGGCAGCCGCAGTCGGGCTTCCCCACCGGTGAGGACTACGAGTACCTCGACTACGGCAACATGATGCAGTTCTACGAGAAGGACTTCGAGGCTGTGTACAGGAGCGCGAGGTTCGAGGAACTGATGCAGTTGACGCGGGCAGAAGTGATCGACAGGTACACGGCGCTAGAGTGCCGCGCCGCCGAATTGTACGACGAGCTGCACAAGTTGGACCCGCAGAATTGCCTCGAGGAGTTGCAGCGGCAGCTTCTGCGACTGCAGGACGAGAACCAGGCGCTGATGAAGCTTAACGTAACGTTACGCTCGGCGGCAACTTCCAGTATGACCACCACGACGTCGTCATCGTCTGGCCACGAAGACGACAGCGACCACTGTGACGGTCATCGGGACGAGGAAGGGAGTTGTGGCAATGAGTACGAGTCTGAGGACAGTGGTCACGAGGACAGCTTTGAGGACGCTCAAGGTGCGCAAGAGGATAGCTGCCAACCCTAG